One window of Leifsonia sp. AK011 genomic DNA carries:
- a CDS encoding Fpg/Nei family DNA glycosylase, whose protein sequence is MPEGDTVYRSAVNLNAVLAGETLTRCDIRVPAFATVDLTGQTVEEVVPRGKHILMRVGDHTLHSHLKMEGSWHIYGPKSRWQRPAWQARAVLATERTVAVGFELGLFEVVRRSDEESIVGYLGPDLLGPDWDPAVALENLSRQPDRAIGVALLDQRVLAGLGNVYRSEICFLSGVLPTRPVGEVGSLPQLVDLAHRLITANRDRPERTTTGNLWRDRTWVYGRTGAPCRRCGTRLLHGEIGDNELQLRQVWWCPHCQT, encoded by the coding sequence ATGCCAGAAGGTGACACGGTCTATCGGTCGGCGGTCAACCTGAACGCGGTCCTCGCCGGTGAGACCCTGACCCGGTGCGACATCCGCGTGCCGGCATTCGCGACCGTCGATCTGACGGGGCAGACAGTCGAAGAAGTGGTGCCGAGAGGCAAGCACATCCTCATGCGCGTCGGCGACCACACACTTCACAGCCACCTCAAGATGGAGGGCAGCTGGCACATCTACGGGCCGAAGTCGCGATGGCAGCGGCCCGCCTGGCAAGCCCGCGCTGTCCTCGCGACGGAGCGCACCGTTGCGGTGGGCTTCGAGCTCGGTCTCTTCGAGGTCGTGCGGCGGAGTGACGAGGAGAGCATCGTCGGTTATCTCGGGCCGGATCTCCTCGGACCGGACTGGGACCCGGCGGTGGCCCTCGAGAACCTGTCCCGGCAACCGGACAGGGCGATCGGCGTCGCGCTCCTCGACCAGCGCGTGCTCGCGGGCCTTGGCAATGTCTACCGATCCGAGATCTGCTTCCTCAGCGGCGTGCTCCCTACCCGCCCAGTGGGCGAGGTCGGATCCCTTCCCCAGCTCGTGGACCTTGCTCACAGACTCATCACTGCGAATCGCGACCGCCCTGAGCGCACCACAACCGGGAACCTGTGGCGCGATCGAACCTGGGTCTACGGGCGGACGGGCGCCCCCTGTCGTCGCTGCGGGACACGGCTGCTCCATGGGGAGATCGGCGACAACGAACTCCAGCTCCGGCAGGTCTGGTGGTGCCCTCACTGCCAGACGTGA
- a CDS encoding glycoside hydrolase family 15 protein, whose amino-acid sequence MPHPIQDYALIGDCHTGALVSLTGSIDWLCLPRFDSGSTFGALLGTEDHGQWRVAPVGATRATSRRYREGTFILETMWETESGVVEVVDLMPHGDRRADVVRRIRGIRGSVRMEQTLRIRFDYASALPWVRQAPEFADDAGAALLAVAGPDAIIVRGPRLQARDHAHRSEFTVSAGETVDIVLTWHPAHREPPPAVDVSGQIERTEAWWREWADHFEPVGDEYDDAVARSLLILRALTHEDTGGIVAAATTSLPEEIGGVRNWDYRFVWLRDAAFTLESLMLHGYESEAHEWRNWLLRAIAGDPADMQVMYGLAGERRLEEWSPPTLPGYRRSAPVRVGNAAYTQFQGDVYGEVMRALAHARDTGVTEDDFSWALQQALLERLIETVDVEDHGIWEIRGPVRRFTHSRVLMWAAFDCGVRAVEDYDLPGPVDLWRHHRDRLRAEIDEFGYNDELGTFVQYYGGTAVDASLLQLPQVEFLAPDDPRMLGTVSAIEGKLLRDGLVLRYLTDSGVDGLVGDEHPFLACSFWLVEQYARSGRLDDAKVLMDRLVGFSNDVGMLSEEIDPNTGDHMGNTPQAFSHLALVRAADAIAEARARV is encoded by the coding sequence ATGCCCCATCCCATTCAGGACTATGCCCTCATCGGAGATTGCCACACCGGAGCCCTCGTATCGCTCACGGGAAGCATCGACTGGCTGTGCCTCCCGCGATTCGATTCAGGGTCGACCTTCGGTGCACTTCTCGGTACAGAGGATCACGGGCAGTGGCGGGTGGCGCCCGTGGGTGCCACCCGGGCCACGAGCCGGCGCTATCGCGAGGGAACGTTCATCCTCGAGACCATGTGGGAGACGGAATCCGGCGTCGTCGAGGTGGTGGATCTGATGCCCCACGGAGATCGACGGGCCGACGTCGTGCGGCGGATCCGCGGCATCCGCGGGTCGGTGCGCATGGAGCAGACGCTGCGCATCCGCTTCGACTACGCCTCGGCACTCCCGTGGGTGCGCCAGGCACCCGAGTTCGCGGATGACGCGGGCGCGGCTCTCCTTGCCGTCGCTGGTCCGGACGCCATCATCGTCCGCGGCCCCCGCCTCCAGGCGCGAGACCACGCGCACCGGAGTGAGTTCACGGTGAGCGCGGGTGAGACCGTCGATATCGTGCTGACGTGGCATCCGGCGCACCGGGAACCACCGCCCGCCGTCGACGTGAGCGGCCAGATCGAGAGGACCGAGGCGTGGTGGCGCGAGTGGGCCGACCACTTCGAACCCGTCGGCGACGAGTACGACGATGCTGTGGCGCGCTCCCTGCTCATCCTGCGCGCCCTCACGCACGAGGACACGGGCGGGATTGTCGCCGCGGCGACCACGAGCCTCCCCGAGGAGATCGGCGGCGTGCGCAACTGGGACTACCGGTTCGTCTGGCTCAGGGATGCCGCGTTCACGCTCGAATCGCTCATGCTCCACGGCTACGAATCGGAGGCCCACGAATGGCGCAACTGGTTGTTGCGGGCCATTGCGGGTGACCCGGCAGACATGCAGGTGATGTACGGACTTGCGGGCGAGCGTCGACTTGAGGAATGGTCTCCGCCCACCTTGCCCGGCTATCGCAGGTCGGCTCCGGTTCGTGTCGGCAATGCTGCGTACACGCAGTTCCAGGGCGACGTCTACGGTGAGGTCATGCGTGCACTGGCCCATGCGCGCGACACGGGCGTCACGGAGGATGACTTCTCCTGGGCGCTCCAGCAGGCACTTCTCGAGCGCCTGATCGAAACGGTCGATGTGGAGGATCACGGGATCTGGGAGATCCGCGGTCCCGTCCGTCGCTTCACCCACTCGCGGGTCCTCATGTGGGCGGCATTCGACTGCGGCGTACGTGCTGTCGAGGACTACGACCTTCCTGGGCCGGTCGATCTCTGGCGTCACCACCGCGACCGACTGCGTGCTGAGATCGACGAGTTCGGCTACAACGACGAACTCGGGACCTTCGTGCAGTATTACGGTGGGACCGCGGTCGATGCCTCGCTGTTGCAGCTCCCGCAGGTCGAGTTCCTCGCGCCCGACGACCCACGGATGCTAGGAACCGTCAGTGCGATCGAAGGAAAGCTGCTTCGCGACGGTCTCGTCCTCCGCTATCTCACGGACAGCGGAGTCGACGGACTTGTCGGGGACGAGCATCCCTTCCTCGCGTGCTCGTTCTGGCTCGTCGAACAGTACGCACGGTCTGGGCGACTGGACGACGCGAAGGTGCTCATGGACCGTCTGGTCGGATTCAGTAACGACGTGGGCATGCTCTCCGAGGAGATCGATCCGAACACCGGCGACCACATGGGCAATACGCCCCAGGCCTTCTCGCACCTCGCACTCGTCAGGGCTGCGGATGCCATTGCTGAGGCGAGAGCGCGCGTCTGA
- the pyk gene encoding pyruvate kinase has translation MRRAKIVATLGPATSSYESIRAIIDAGVDVARMNLSHGSYDVHEAVYANVRKAADDAGKAVAVLVDLQGPKIRLGKFEAGPHDLAVGDIFKITTEDILGTKEIVGTTFKGLPQDVAPGDFLLIDDGKVKVRVVETDGVVVTTEVVVAGPVSNNKGINLPGVAVNVPALSEKDEDDLRWGLKLGADLIALSFVRNAEDIVRVHEIMAEEGRKVPVIAKIEKPQAVDHLEAIVDAFDAIMVARGDLGVELPLEAVPIVQKRTVELARRMAKPVIVATQMLESMISSPVPTRAETSDVANAILDGADAVMLSGETSVGAYPVITVQTMARIVTSTEEHGLERIPPLGTKPRTQGGAITLAAAEVADFVDAKYVCIFTESGDSARRMSRLRFRVPMKAFTPDEAIRRRMALIWGIESYVTPRVTHTDSMYAQVDAVLLEQGLAEVGEKVVVISGSPPGIPGGTNDLRVHVVGDAVNAVAPAWASDET, from the coding sequence ATGAGACGAGCCAAGATCGTCGCGACGCTCGGTCCCGCGACGTCGAGCTACGAGAGCATCCGAGCGATTATCGATGCAGGAGTCGACGTCGCGAGGATGAACCTCAGCCACGGATCGTACGACGTACACGAGGCGGTCTACGCCAACGTGCGTAAGGCCGCGGATGACGCCGGCAAGGCCGTCGCGGTCCTCGTGGACCTCCAGGGCCCCAAGATCCGCCTCGGCAAGTTCGAGGCCGGCCCCCACGACCTCGCGGTAGGTGACATCTTCAAGATCACCACCGAGGACATCCTCGGCACCAAGGAGATCGTCGGAACCACGTTCAAGGGCCTGCCGCAGGACGTCGCGCCCGGCGACTTCCTCCTGATCGATGACGGCAAGGTCAAGGTCCGCGTGGTCGAGACCGACGGCGTGGTCGTCACGACTGAGGTTGTCGTCGCCGGCCCCGTATCGAACAACAAGGGCATCAACCTGCCCGGCGTCGCCGTCAACGTTCCCGCGCTCTCCGAGAAGGACGAGGATGACCTGCGCTGGGGCCTCAAGCTCGGTGCCGACCTCATCGCGCTCTCGTTCGTCCGCAACGCCGAGGACATCGTCCGCGTCCACGAGATCATGGCGGAAGAGGGCCGCAAGGTCCCCGTGATCGCCAAGATCGAGAAGCCGCAGGCCGTTGATCACCTCGAGGCCATCGTCGATGCGTTCGACGCCATCATGGTCGCGCGCGGCGACCTCGGCGTCGAGCTGCCCCTCGAGGCGGTGCCGATCGTCCAGAAGCGCACCGTCGAGCTTGCGCGCCGTATGGCCAAGCCAGTCATCGTCGCCACCCAGATGCTCGAGTCGATGATCTCGAGCCCGGTTCCGACGCGCGCAGAGACCTCGGATGTCGCGAACGCGATCCTCGACGGAGCTGACGCGGTCATGCTCTCGGGTGAGACGAGCGTTGGTGCGTATCCGGTCATCACGGTTCAGACGATGGCGCGTATCGTGACCTCCACCGAAGAGCACGGGCTGGAGCGCATCCCGCCCCTCGGCACCAAGCCTCGCACCCAGGGTGGCGCGATCACGCTCGCCGCCGCCGAGGTCGCCGACTTCGTCGACGCCAAGTACGTCTGCATCTTCACGGAGTCCGGCGACTCCGCCCGTCGCATGTCGCGACTGCGCTTCCGCGTGCCCATGAAGGCGTTCACGCCGGACGAGGCGATCCGCCGCCGCATGGCGCTCATCTGGGGCATCGAGTCCTACGTGACCCCCCGCGTCACGCACACCGACTCCATGTACGCACAGGTGGACGCCGTCCTGCTCGAGCAGGGTCTTGCCGAGGTGGGCGAGAAGGTCGTCGTCATCTCCGGTTCCCCTCCCGGAATCCCCGGCGGCACGAACGACCTGCGCGTCCACGTCGTGGGCGACGCGGTCAACGCCGTTGCCCCTGCCTGGGCGAGCGACGAGACCTGA
- a CDS encoding glutamate synthase subunit beta, translated as MADPKGFLKVQERELPKRRPVALRLMDWKEVYEQQDPSQLRRQAGRCMDCGIPFCHQGCPLGNLIPEWNDLTWRGEGSQAIERLHETNNFPEFTGRLCPAPCESSCVLGINQPAVTIKQIEVSIIDQAFANGQVTPHPPERLTGKTVAVVGSGPAGLAAAQQLTRAGHTVAVYERDDRIGGLLRYGIPDFKMEKKHIEARLAQMHAEGTRFRAGIEIGVDITWDDLKSRYDAVVIATGAMVPRDLPIPGRDLLGVHFAMEYLTQANRVGAGDSVPDQITAEGKHVVVLGGGDTGADCIGTAHRQGALSVTNLAIGTQPPTERPENQPWPMMPTLFEVSSAHEEGGERVYLASTVEFLRNDAGEVRAIRVAETEYVDGKRIPKSGTEREIPADLVLLALGFTGPETHTIEEQLPVPLDTRGNIERDGDYQTSESGVFVAGDAGRGQSLIVWAIAEGRAAAAAVDRYLEGDTRLPFPVKPTDRAISV; from the coding sequence GTGGCTGACCCTAAGGGTTTCCTCAAGGTTCAGGAGCGCGAGCTGCCGAAGCGGCGGCCCGTCGCCCTTCGACTCATGGACTGGAAAGAGGTCTACGAGCAGCAGGATCCTTCGCAGCTCCGCCGACAGGCCGGTCGCTGCATGGACTGTGGTATCCCGTTCTGCCATCAGGGCTGCCCGCTCGGCAACCTGATTCCCGAGTGGAACGACCTGACCTGGCGCGGTGAGGGTTCACAGGCCATCGAGCGGCTCCACGAGACGAACAACTTCCCGGAGTTCACAGGACGCCTCTGCCCGGCGCCGTGTGAGAGCTCGTGCGTGCTCGGGATCAACCAGCCCGCGGTCACGATCAAGCAGATCGAGGTCTCGATCATCGATCAGGCCTTCGCCAACGGCCAGGTCACCCCCCACCCGCCGGAGCGCCTGACGGGCAAGACCGTCGCGGTCGTCGGTTCCGGTCCGGCCGGGCTCGCCGCCGCACAGCAGCTCACGCGTGCCGGACACACGGTCGCCGTCTATGAGAGGGACGACCGCATCGGCGGTCTGCTGCGCTACGGCATCCCGGACTTCAAGATGGAAAAGAAGCACATCGAGGCCCGTTTGGCCCAGATGCATGCTGAGGGCACGCGCTTCCGCGCGGGCATCGAGATCGGTGTCGACATCACGTGGGACGACCTCAAGTCACGGTACGACGCCGTGGTGATCGCCACGGGCGCGATGGTCCCGCGCGACCTGCCCATCCCTGGCCGCGACCTGCTCGGTGTGCACTTCGCCATGGAGTACCTGACCCAGGCGAACCGCGTGGGTGCCGGTGACTCCGTTCCCGACCAGATCACGGCGGAGGGCAAGCACGTCGTCGTCCTCGGCGGTGGCGACACGGGTGCGGACTGCATCGGCACCGCACACCGCCAGGGTGCCCTCTCGGTGACCAACCTCGCCATCGGCACGCAGCCGCCCACAGAGCGTCCCGAGAACCAGCCCTGGCCCATGATGCCGACACTCTTCGAGGTGTCTAGCGCCCACGAGGAGGGCGGCGAGCGGGTGTACCTCGCGTCCACGGTCGAGTTCCTTCGCAACGACGCCGGCGAGGTTCGTGCCATCCGTGTTGCCGAGACCGAGTACGTCGACGGCAAGCGCATCCCGAAGTCGGGAACCGAGCGCGAGATCCCCGCAGATCTCGTGCTGCTCGCCCTCGGGTTCACCGGTCCGGAGACGCACACGATCGAGGAGCAGCTCCCGGTTCCGCTCGACACCAGGGGCAACATCGAGCGCGATGGCGACTACCAGACGAGTGAGTCCGGTGTCTTCGTTGCAGGTGACGCGGGCCGCGGCCAGTCGCTCATCGTCTGGGCGATTGCTGAGGGTCGGGCTGCGGCAGCCGCCGTTGACCGCTACCTTGAAGGGGACACCCGGTTGCCCTTCCCCGTGAAGCCAACGGATCGGGCCATCTCGGTCTAG